A window of Halomonas sp. H10-9-1 contains these coding sequences:
- a CDS encoding STY4534 family ICE replication protein: protein MTVTTHPSANTGFFDLHITGLGYLNRIREVKPKRGDAFWACDIAALNGPADDVGYTRFDCRISGRDAEALVKRCRQAVYQGRKVLVGFKLGDLWTDTFVYSKGDKAGQTGVSLKARLLFISWIKVNGEMVYQAHRRDEQGAGNDRSAASAEQSEAGNGYAAALSGEAAGSFDSPAMH, encoded by the coding sequence ATGACGGTCACCACTCACCCGAGTGCCAATACTGGCTTCTTCGACCTGCATATCACCGGCCTTGGCTACCTCAATCGAATCCGTGAGGTGAAGCCGAAGCGCGGAGACGCGTTCTGGGCCTGCGATATCGCGGCCCTGAATGGCCCCGCAGACGATGTGGGCTACACCCGCTTCGACTGCCGGATCAGCGGCCGCGATGCCGAAGCGCTCGTCAAACGCTGCCGTCAGGCGGTGTACCAGGGCCGCAAGGTGCTGGTGGGCTTCAAGCTGGGCGACCTCTGGACGGACACCTTCGTCTACTCCAAGGGGGACAAGGCCGGCCAGACCGGCGTCAGTCTCAAGGCGCGCCTGCTGTTCATCAGCTGGATCAAGGTGAATGGCGAGATGGTTTACCAGGCGCACCGCCGCGACGAGCAGGGTGCCGGTAACGACAGATCCGCTGCCTCAGCGGAGCAGTCTGAGGCCGGCAATGGCTACGCCGCTGCCCTCTCGGGAGAAGCGGCCGGCTCCTTCGATTCGCCGGCCATGCACTGA
- a CDS encoding DNA topoisomerase III, with product MRLFLCEKPSQARDIARVIGAGQRSEGFLTGEGCVVTWGFGHLLEQAPPEQYDPALKRWSLEALPILPSTWKMEIKKSGRKQFGVVKKLLGQATEVVVATDADREGETIAREILDHCGYRGKVTRLWLSALDDASIRKALAGIRPGEATYPLYLAGLGRSRADWLVGMNLTRAYTVLAQRQGHQGVLSVGRVQTPALRLVVDRDREIANFVPQPFWEVVAHLQASSGTFQAKWRPSDASIQDAVGRCISEEAARSLAQHVTGQQGRVSHLETSRKQEAAPLVMDLSSLQQEASRRFGYGAQQVLDIAQALYEVHKATSYPRTDCRYLPEAQYEDAERIVTLLLHSDEALSALRQRLDTSRKSRVWSDSKITAHHGIIPTSACDLTKLNDAERNVYDLIRRHYLAQFLPDHEYDRTDLRVDLEGEAFVASGRQVREEGWRALFPRAAAGEGDEEEWEATPLPPLSEGESCQAKQLEVLAKQTTPPKPFTEGTLIAAMKHAARFVTDERLKARLKETAGIGTEATRAGIIETLLKRGFIKRQKRALVSTPTGQQLIDVLPSVITNPGMTALWEQALDDVAAGRLELHDFMARQAGMVEKLVQHARESTVTMPQSKSKTPGKGAGSRRKAPSS from the coding sequence TTCGCAGGCCCGAGATATTGCCCGCGTGATCGGTGCCGGCCAGCGCAGCGAGGGCTTTCTGACGGGCGAGGGGTGTGTCGTGACCTGGGGGTTCGGGCATCTGCTCGAGCAGGCCCCGCCGGAGCAGTACGACCCGGCGCTCAAGCGCTGGTCGCTGGAGGCGCTGCCGATTCTGCCTTCGACTTGGAAGATGGAGATCAAGAAGAGCGGCCGCAAGCAGTTCGGGGTGGTGAAGAAGCTGCTGGGCCAGGCGACCGAGGTGGTAGTGGCCACCGATGCCGACCGGGAAGGGGAAACCATCGCGCGCGAAATCTTGGATCACTGCGGCTATCGGGGGAAGGTCACCCGCCTGTGGCTCTCGGCCCTGGATGATGCCTCGATCCGCAAGGCCCTGGCCGGCATCAGGCCCGGCGAGGCGACTTACCCGCTATATCTGGCTGGCCTTGGGCGTAGCCGGGCCGATTGGCTGGTCGGGATGAACCTGACCCGGGCCTATACGGTACTGGCCCAGCGACAGGGCCATCAGGGAGTACTCTCGGTGGGACGTGTGCAGACGCCTGCACTGCGCCTGGTTGTGGATCGCGACCGGGAGATTGCCAACTTCGTTCCCCAGCCCTTCTGGGAAGTCGTGGCGCATCTGCAGGCGTCGAGCGGGACCTTTCAGGCGAAGTGGCGGCCGAGTGATGCCTCGATCCAGGACGCCGTGGGGCGCTGCATCAGCGAGGAAGCCGCCCGGTCGCTGGCTCAGCATGTCACCGGGCAGCAGGGGCGTGTCAGCCACCTCGAGACGAGCCGCAAGCAGGAGGCGGCGCCACTGGTAATGGACCTGTCATCGCTGCAGCAGGAGGCTTCGCGCCGCTTTGGTTACGGTGCCCAGCAGGTACTGGATATCGCCCAGGCGCTCTACGAAGTCCACAAGGCGACCAGCTACCCGCGAACCGACTGCCGGTATCTGCCGGAGGCGCAGTACGAGGATGCCGAGCGCATCGTGACGTTGCTTCTGCACTCGGACGAGGCGCTGTCGGCGCTTCGCCAGCGCCTGGACACGAGCCGCAAGAGCCGTGTCTGGAGCGACAGCAAGATTACCGCACACCACGGCATCATCCCGACGTCAGCCTGCGACCTGACCAAGCTGAATGATGCTGAGCGCAACGTCTACGACCTGATTCGTCGCCACTACCTGGCCCAGTTTCTGCCGGATCACGAGTATGATCGGACCGATCTGCGAGTGGACCTGGAGGGCGAAGCGTTCGTGGCCTCAGGGCGGCAGGTGCGTGAGGAAGGGTGGCGCGCACTCTTTCCCCGGGCGGCGGCTGGAGAGGGCGACGAGGAGGAGTGGGAAGCGACTCCGCTACCGCCGCTAAGCGAGGGCGAATCCTGCCAGGCTAAGCAGCTTGAAGTGCTGGCCAAACAAACGACACCCCCCAAGCCCTTCACCGAGGGCACCCTGATCGCCGCCATGAAGCATGCCGCCCGGTTCGTGACAGACGAGCGCCTGAAGGCTCGCCTCAAGGAGACGGCCGGGATCGGTACCGAGGCAACCCGGGCCGGCATCATCGAGACGCTGCTGAAGCGGGGCTTCATCAAGCGGCAGAAGCGCGCCCTGGTCTCGACGCCGACCGGCCAGCAGCTAATCGATGTGCTTCCTTCTGTCATCACCAATCCCGGCATGACAGCGCTCTGGGAGCAGGCGTTGGATGATGTTGCGGCAGGGCGGCTGGAACTGCATGACTTTATGGCACGTCAGGCCGGGATGGTAGAGAAGCTGGTGCAGCATGCGCGGGAGTCCACGGTGACGATGCCTCAGTCGAAGAGCAAGACGCCAGGAAAAGGTGCCGGCAGCCGGCGCAAGGCGCCATCATCTTGA